From the Anguilla rostrata isolate EN2019 chromosome 12, ASM1855537v3, whole genome shotgun sequence genome, the window GATTCTCTGACATGAGCAGTCCAGATGGTGCTCTACATTTCTACATTACTTTAGGCTTTGCTAATATCACTGGGTCTAATTCAAATGGACGTGATTCTGAGTTTCAGTGCGAAccaaataaaaaccaacatttttttttactaattgaAACCTTTCAAGCAACATCAGTTTTTCTACCAGAAGAAAATGATGCATGAAGAGCAAGCGGTGCagtcatgtgtgtgtctgttctacTGTGATAATTTGCATggtagtgtttgtgtttgtgtgacgaAACACAGTCGCGTGATTCATGCGAATTCGGCGTGTTGTATTTCTGCCGATTTGCGATAAAAAGCGATGACATCATTCAAGGAGGCGTAAGATGAATTTTAAAGGGGCTTCACACAGGGGAGCAGGTAACTGAAGGGTACAGTCTCGTCTCAGTTTAAGAAACGCAAACatcccagcctgtggagagttTCCACCCTTACAGCGCGGTGCTGTTCAGAGGGGAGGAAGCTGATCGCCCGTGAAATCTGTGGGGCTGAGAATTCTGGGAGATTTAGATTTAGATCAGGACTTAATCAGTGCGTGCATCCGCCTGTGTTTCCTGGCAACAGCATACaaaaacaagtatttttttttggggggggggcgaggagcaAGGGGGGGTGCGGTTTATaatgaaagattattttttaatttagctttttaagtttttaatcTTTGTTCAAGTTTTAGCTCACCTGAAACCAAGCCTTGTGCCCAGACCTAACCCTTAATTTACCATACTGTGACCCACAGCCTTAACGGTACTGCACAGGTGCACGACAAGGgctgatccatttcaggattttgtgccaacatatgcacttaattgtttaattagctcaatcatatcttaaTCTGAcatgtataagcaccagctacagccacagactgaaAGTGCATCCTACTTTACTGAGCTCAAATAGaggagtgaaccagcgtagTTTATAGGgttgtcagaaaactaaaacaaaaggtaattggttggaacaaaaaccaggaccCGGACCCACCCACCAGGACCGCAGTTGTGCACCCGTCCTGTGCTGTGATCCAAGACCCCTTTGCTGTGTTGCTACCAATGATGACAGGCTCTGACCTGGCGCTTTTGAACTTGGCGAGCGAGGAAGGGGCTGGGCTTTTTAAATTCTACAAATCATAACTGTTCAATTTATTCAGTCATATTTCTCGATGAAGAAATATGCCCTTCCCTGCGTGCTGGGGAAAAAGTTTGTGTTAATCAATCAAAACGGCGACACACTTTCTGAAACTCCGGGAAGAGCATTACCAGATGCTGCAGGCACTTACGCCAGATTGGTTCTGCCCgtgactgtgtgctgtgtgtgtgtgtgtgtgtacgtgtgtatgtgtgggtgtgtgtgtgtgtgtgtgtgtgtgtgtgtgtgggtgtgtacatgtgtgtgtatgtgtatgtgtgtgtgtgtgtgtggcagtgaatgtgtgtggccTTGGTTACAGCATGGGCGTGGtcggatgtgtgtgtctgaatcaCCGCGCTTCTGCTTGGCTGGTCTGTGTTTGTGGCCTTGGTTACAGCGgtggtcaggtgtgtgtgtgtgtgtgtgtacgtgtgcatgtgtgtgggtgtgtgtgtgtgtttgtgcgtgtttcTGATTTATATGAATGAATAGCAGTCACTCCTAACCTATTCCCATTATTCTAACTAAAGTTCAGTCAATAGAATAATGCCATAGCTGCACAAAGTACGTTTCAAGCTGTGTTTTAGTCCGCCTCTTTCGGCCTGTCCACCTgtttaaattgtaaaaacaaatgttccCTTTGGCATTCTGCAGTAAAAGGAAGGGGAGGTTCTGTTCATTTATGACAGCATTAGATGTCTGATGATGGTATATCTGGTAATGACATAATGAGGGAGCCCAGAACATGATTCATTAGCCTGCACAAAGATCACATTTAAGATAAATGTAGACATATTCAGAAGTAGTACATTAATATTGAATAAGCGTTGTGCTAATaagtctttgtttttctctcttgttGAGGTCGTAAGTAAACAGAAGGACAGGCTCGTGTTCCTCTTTACCCCCGGTCACCGGTCGAGCCCTCCGGTCTGCTACGTAACGACGGGGGTTGTTAGGGAGAGGGGCGCTCGGTGTAACGGTGCGGTCTGTGGCGTTTTCGTCACGCTGGGGCAGTAGAAGGGTTTGCAGGGTATTGCAGACTGTTCCTCTGCATGCAGGGAGGAACACGGTGTGTTTTTCCAGGGAGATAAATCTGTTCGGCTGCCTGTCGTCTCGCATTCTGCATCGTTGCCACGGGGATGATGCATCGCCCGTTCTCTTACCGTTGGCCATGTTTACCCGTCATATTTGGAGggatattttgtttattatcgTTCGTAATTCAAACATAAATATTCTCCCCTTTGAATATGAATATCACGTGATCATTTCTGaatgttgggtttttttaatcTGCCTTTTATTGCTGTAATAGGATTACACAGTTTCTTTTATGAGTTCTGTATTAAAGTGATCAATCAGTTCCCGCTTCACTGATACTCTAAcgcttttattttccttattcaCCCTGCAGTGTCATTACTGAGTTTCAGcctgctgcttttttaaaagatggaattgagcttttatttttcatgcccAGTCTGTGTGGAAGGCTTTGGAAATAATGTGCATTCTTTGAAAGATTAAGGTGGTCTTTTTTGAAGTTTGAGGTTTGTCTTTGAAGGGTTAGGGTGAAGGGGATGTGGGATTGATCTGTTGGCCCACATTAGTGCCGAGGGTCAGGAGCTCTGCTGCCATGCTGCACAGAGGGAACCTGCTGAGATTAGATTAGCACACGAGTCAGAGGTGAGATTAGTGAGGGCTTTCTGTTACtgagcccacacacactcacacacacacacacacacacacatgcgcacacacacacacatgcacacacacacacgcagcacacgcaccacacaccactcacacacacacactccacacacatgcaccacacacacacacacatacacacacacagcacacacactcacacgcgaccacacgcacacacacaccccacacacacacgcacgcacacacacacacacacacacacgcacacacactcacacacgcacacacacacacacatgacacacatcgacacacacacacacacactaccaacAGCAGCTCAccccacacactacaccacatacacacacaagcacaccactactacacacacacacaaacacacacacacacatacacacacatgcacatatatgcacacactcacacacacacacacacacactgcagctgtttCCTAACTAGCGATCCTTCCTTTGATCAGTGGCCAGTGACTCTGTCTGCTGAATCTCCTCCTGAGTCTGTTCATATCCTCTCAGAGTCAGGGTGATGAGATTACCAGGCAGGGAGTTGGGCTGGTTAACTGCCCAAGTGTGTATGTAGCTGTTATATGCATATATAAGTACAGGCTGCAGTGATTTAATCATTTTCCAGTGCAGTAATCAAAATCAGTACAGTTGAATGCTTGCTGTTGCTAATCTGATTGCCAGATAAAGTTTTACTCTGCTTTGAAAATTCTGGTTTGATTACAATGGAAAGGCCATCTGCTGAGTGTggcctggtctgtgtgtgtatctgcctggtgtgtgtgtgtgtttctgcctggtgtgtgtgtgtgtttctgcctggtctgtgtttgtttctgcctggtctgtgtgtgtttctgcctggtctgtgtttgtttctgcctggtctgtgtgtgttcctgcctggTTTGTGGTAGCGTTTCTGCCTGGTGTCTGTCTGGTCTGCGTGCGTTTCTGGGTAATGTGGGCTGCTCGCGATGTCACTGCTGGGCTGCTTGTCTTGTTGAGTGACAGGtccagtgggcggggctttgcCCGGGGACCGAGGTGATTGGCGGCTGCCCCGGCTCGCGCTGCGCAGCGTTCGCTAGCGACACACAGGCTGAGCACTGCGAGCGCAGCCCGGTGTCCAGGGCAACcaggatgaagatgatgatgatgatgatgatgaaggtgatgatggtgatgaggaTCATGATGTAAACAAtgatgcagtatatatatattatttttttacattagtttACTGTATGTTGATTTGTTCCTTTTAAAAGGACAATGTCCAATATTTAACGTAAAATTCAGGAAAGGAACCTTGGTGCATTGCGCTATAACTATAAGCTATAAGCTATTTTACCCATGTAGATCCCTGGCAAGTAACAAATTTATATGTGTCCTAAATGTTTTCGCTTCCATCTGCACAGAAAATAATAGAATAGAAACTTTATTATGTATCAAATTTGCCTTTGGCTCCACAATGACAGTCAGCAGTCTCAACGGGACAGACATTGCAGAAACACACCATCATTTGAACAGAATGGATGGTCATGTTGTGGTCACATTATGATGTGTGCACTCTGACTGAGGTTCTGACCACAGTGGGAACTCTGTGTGTGAGGTTCAGTGCCGAATCAAACGCAAACCCAGGACAGGCGTGGACCGGACCGCAGAACACGAGCCCGAACCGCAGAGGACGGGTGGAGCGTGGTTCTGCGCTGAGTGCGACTATACTGCAGAACCGGCCGGTCCGTTTGGACCTTTGGTGCTCCGCAGCGAAGCAGGTCTTTGGTGGCTGCCTGAGGAGAGATGCAGGTTCGGCACGAGTTTTCTCACGAAGTCGTCCCTGCAGCGGATTGCCCAAAATCCCCTGCTTCCGCCGGATGTCGCAGACCCTTCAGGAGAGCACTTTCGAAAGCTGGACAGGGCTGTCGGTGCCTCCTCTCTCACTCGTTCAGAACCTCGTCCGCGAACGTCGGTGTCCTCCCGAACTGGAATGGTCTGCCCTTCACGTCTGAGAATAATTAAGCGGCTCATAAACAGAGCTTCCCTTTATCACGCCCGCGCGGGGCTCCCACCTCCCACGGCCGGAGACTTTCTGCTCTGCGCGCTGTTTCGGTCACCCCAGGACACCCCTCCCATCTGACCCCCCATCTGATATCACCCAGCAGCCTGGAAAAATATGctcatatgagtgtgtgtgtgtgtgtgtgtgcgaatgtgtgtctgggtgtgtgtgtgtgtgtgtgtgtgtgtgtgtgtgtgtgtgagagtgcatagTCACAGCCCTGTACAGTCAGCGGTCTCATTGTATTGGAGTCCCACGCAGCTGAAGATTTGAGTTGAGGGTAAACAAGGCCAGTGCTGTGCCACACTCAGCCTGACCTCACTGACcactctaaccctaactgaCCCACTGGCCACTCTATCCCTAACTGACCCACTGGCCACTCTAATCCTGACTGACCTCACAGAACTCTCTAACcataatcctaaccctaactgaCCCATTGaccactctaaccctaaccctaactgaccactctaaccctaactggCCCACTGACCACTCTAACCCTAAATGACCTCACAGAActctctaaccctaaccctaaccctaactgaaCCCACTGAGCTCAGTACCATCTGTGAGCTGCTGGGGCTGTCTGGCATGTCATCTCAGCCATGTGAGAGATTTAGTACAGCTATAACTGTGAGAGATTTAGTACAGCTATAACTGTGCGAGAGATTTAGTACAGCTATAACTGTGAGATTTAGTACAGCTATAACTGTGCGAGAGATTTAGTACAGCTATAACTGTGAGAGGTTTAGTACAGCTATAACTGTGCAAGAGATTTAGTACAGCTATAACTGTGAGAGATTTAGTACAGCTATAACTGTGAGAGATTTAGTGCATCTGTAACTGAGAGATTTAGTACAGCTATAACTGTGAGAGAGGTTTATTACATCTATAACTGTGAGAGATTTAGTACAGCTATAATGGTGCAAGAGGTTTAGTACAGCTATAACTGTGAGAGATTTAGTACAGCTATAACTGTGAGAGATTTAGTGCATCTGTAACTGAGAGATTTAGTACAGCTATAACGGTGCAAGAGATTTAGTACAGCTATAACTGTGGGAGAGGTTTATTACATCTATAACTGTGAGAGATTTAGTACAGCTATAATGGTGCAAGAGGTTTAGTACAGCTATAACTGTGCGAGAGATTTAGTACAGCTATAACTGTGCAAGAGGTTTAGTACAGCTATAACTGTGCGAGATTTACTACATCTGTAACTGTGTGAGAGATTTACAACATCTATAACTGTGTGAGAGATTTCATACAGttgtaactgtgtgtaagatTTAGTACAGCTATAACTGTGTAAGATTTAGTACAGCTTCAGCTGTCTATGAGAGATTTGACACAGCTTCAGCTGTGTGAGAGATAAAGAACAGTctgacctgtgtgtgagagattagATGGAGTGTGATATGATATTAATAGCACAGCAGGGACAGAATGTTTCAGATCTGGGTCAAACACCTGGAACATTGGGCAAGCATCTTACAGATTCATGATAATGTTCAAtgaattttacatatttatcacatatttatcaaaataataaacactgtGAATTTTATTCTGAATGTTGGATGCAATCCATTTGACTAGTGTCATCAGGCAAatggttaaaatattttaaataattatttgttacAGGTCTGTGTGATTTAGTATAACATGAAGAGggtacacacagtaaaatgtatttcaactctaacagtaCATATAAGTCCAATAGGGATCATATGTACCCTGtaggagttgatttaacactgaactgaATACTGTGTTGCATCAATAGTCATAAGGTCTGGACAGGGTGAACAAGTTGCTAACTGCAGTAACACAGAAGTACATATATTCTGTGCTAGTGTGTGACAGTAAAAAATCATGTAGCAATGTGTTTGTTGTAACCAaaaaaggtttgtgtgtgtaagaatttgtgtgccttttaaaaaattgtatgtaAACATGTTTATGTTTGTAAATAAACAGGTGTATGTTCGTAAGTAAACTGGATGTAAAACTCGTGTATGCTTGTAGCTaaataggtgtgtgtttgttagtaaACTGCTGGAATGTGTCTGTAAGTTAATTTAgtgcaagtgtgtttgtgaggtgtGTGGGCAGGTGTGTATTTGTAAGTAAACAAGTTTGTAAGGTTTGTCAGTAAAGTGAAAGTAAACAACACAGGTGTGTGTTAGTAAGTAAACatgaggcaggtgtgtgtgtgtgtgtgtgtgtgtgtgtgtaagtaaactcaggacaggtgagtgtgtgtgtgtgtgtaagtaaactcaggacaggtgagtgtgtgtgtgtaagtaaactcaggacaggtgagtgtgtaagtaaactcagggcaggtgtgtgtgtaagtaaactcaggacaggtgagtgtgtgtgtgtaagtaaactcgggacaggtgagtgtgtgtgtgtgtaagtaaactcagggcaggtgagtgtgtgtgtgtagtaactcaggacaggtgagtgtgtaagtAAACTCAGGGCAGGTGGGTGTAGTAActcgaggtgtgtgtgtgtgtaagtaaactcaggacaggtgagtgtgtgtaagtaaactcaggacaggtgagtgtgtgtgtaagtaaactcagggcaggtgtgtgtgtgtgtgtaagtaaactcaggacaggtgagtgtgtgtgtgtgtgtaagtaaactCAGGAcaggtgatgtgtgtgtgtgtgtgtaagtaaactcaggacaggtgagtgtgtgtgtgtgtgtgtgtgtgtgtgtgtaagtaaactcaggacaggtgtgtgtgtaagtaaactcaggacaggtgagtgtgtgtgtaagtaaactcaggtcagtgagtgtgtgtgtgtgtgtgtgtaagtaaactgaggacaggtgagtgtgtgtaagtaaactcaggacaggtgtgtgtgtgtgtgtgtgtaagtaaactcaggacaggtgagtgtgtgtaagtaaactcaggacaggtgagtgtgtgtaagtaaactcaggacaggtgagtgtgtgtaagtaaactcaggtcaggtgagtgtgtgtgtgtgtgtgtaagtaaactGAGGACAGgggagtgtgtgtaagtaaactcaggacaggtgagtgtgtgtaagtaaactcaggtcaggtgagtgtgtgtaagtaaacTCAGGACAGGTGAGTATGTGTAAGTAAACTCAgggcaggtgagtgtgtgtaagtaaactcaggacaggtgagtgtgtgtgtgtgtgtgtgtaagtaaactCAGGACAGGTGAGTATGTGTAAGTAAACTCAgggcaggtgagtgtgtgtaagtaaactcagggcaggtgagtgtgtgtaagtaaactcaggacaggtgagtgtgtgtgtgtgtgtgtaagtaaactcaggacaggtgagtgtgtgtaagtaaactgaggacaggtgagtgtgtgtaagtaaactcaggacaggtgagtgtgtgtaagtaaactcaggacaggtgagtgtgtgtaagtaaactcaggacaggtgagtgtgtgtaagtaaactcaggacaggtgtgtgtgttgggtgtgtgtaagtaaactcaggacaggtgagtgtgtgtaagtaaactcaggacaggtgagtgtgtgtgtgtaagtaaactcaggacaggtgagtgtgtgtaagtaaactcaggacaggtgagtgtgtgtaagtaaactcaggacaggtgagtgtgtgtaagtaaactcaggacaggtgagtgtgtgtaagtaaactgaggacaggtgagtgtgtgtttaagtaaactcaggacaggtgagtgtgtgtaagtaaactcaggacaggtgagtgtgtgtaagtaaactcaggtcaggtgtgtgtatccccccctccccgcaggtTTTTgcctcctgccccaccccccaccacggccctcacctgtgtgctgcGGTGCTTCCCCTGCGAGCCGTCCTGGGCCGGCAGCCCGTTCCTGCACcgccccccgaccccgcccgcGGTCAGGATGACGCGCTCCAAGACCTTCCAGGCCTACCTGCCCAGCTGCCACCGCACCTACAGCTGCATCCACTGCAGGGCGCACCTGGCCAACCACGACGAGCTCATCTCCAAGGTGAGACGGACGCCCGCCTCCACGTGTCACTCTGGGGACTTCAGTGTGAGTCCTGTGAAAAACACACCTGTTTCACCTGAAAGAAAGGATACTGGAGGTTTCTGAATTTATGAAGAGGGTTaaccagggatctcaaactctcGGGTGATGCTGCTGGATCTTGGCATGTTTCAGTACACAAGCGGTTAATTTCAGTCATGGATTAGCGGTTCAATCTATGTACCTGGCTTCCAGGTAGCCGCTTGGCTGCTgataaataaaaccacaaaatcctgcagtcacagcgccccctccaggactggagttaaacctgcagacactgcggccgtccaggactggagttaaacctgcagatactgcggccctccaggactggagttaaatctgcagacactgtggccctccaggactggagttaaacctgcaggcgctgcggccctccaggactggagttaaacctgcagacactgcggccctccaggactggagttaaacctgcagacactgcggccctccaggactggagttaaacctgcagacactgtggccctccaggactgaagcTTGAGATCTCTGTGATTAACAAAGTGAAGTACAGAGAGCCTGTCAGTACAACAAGGAGTCAGagacataaattattttgacagtCAAGACATAGTGAGTCCAGAAAAAcgccccctcccagccccccttCATGCATCATTTGggtaaaagtaattaaaaataataatcagtcACTGCTGACCTATTTTCTGAAAGAATTATGCAACATGAATGCTGTGTTGCTGTAGAatttagagctgcagtgcttAGTTTAAACAGTGAAAGGAGTCtgatgtgagtgtgcgtgtgtgtgtgtgtgtgcatgtggtgtatgtgtgtgtgtggtgtgaatgtgtttgtgagtgtgtgtgtatgtgtatgtggtgattgtgagtgtgtgtgtgtgtggtgtatgtgtgtgtgtggtgagtgtgagtgtgtgtgtgtgtgtctgtgtgtgtattttcagcatggtgtgtgtgtgagcgtgtgtgtgcgtgtggtgtatgtgtggtgtgtgtgtgagtatgtgtgtgcgtgtgtgtgtatgtgtgtgtgtgtgcgtatgtgtgtaagtgtgtgtggtttcagcatggtggtgtgtgtgtgtgtgtgcgtgtggtgtatgtgtggtgtatgtgtgtgtgtggtgagtgtgtgtgtggtttcagcatggtggtgtgtatGCATCCATGGTAGCTCAGTGGAAGCATGTTAGCGatggctaatgctaatgctgggcactgcaggcagagggggatggggctggcacagacacagatgtgcagtcagagcactacggagacagagagaaagagagagcgtgtggaagagagagagagagaaagagagagtgtgtgggagagagagaacgcgtgagagagagagcatgtgggagagtgagagaaagcgtgagagagagagaaagagagggagaggctgtgTGAGGACACTGTAAGATGTGAGCAGAGTCCCAGAGGCTGTAAATGCACtgatgcacccccccccccccacagctctgAGTGTGTTTGCACCGCAGCCCaaaatatctatctatctatttatcccAGAACTTTATATCACTCCAGCACTTCCTCACTCATTTTATATCGGGGGATGGAGGTATGGGGGGataggggggatgggggggggggatgatggcAGAGCTGTTTCAGCATCTAATGCCAGCTCtgctctttattatttaatctGCGCTGAAGCTGCAGGTCATACAGGGGTCTCCCTGTGAAAACATGTCACTGTGGTGCCCCACAGCCCCGCCATCTACTGCTGCCCCACTCCCAAACCGCCATCTACTGCTGCCCCACTCCCAAACCGCCATCTACTGCTGCCCCACTCCCAAACCGCTATCTActgcatttaccatttaccatttactgctGCCCCACTCCCAAACGCTGTAAACTGCTGCTTGGGAAAGCAATCCGCAATCACTAAAAAAATGCATCTACGCACCACAACTCCAGGATGGGAGCGCTGCACCACTGCTCTAGAGGCTGGGACAGtggtgtgaccccccccccccctgccccagatTAGAGGGGCCATCAGGGATGTCCGAAAAGGTTTCTCAAAGACTGTATAACATTTGGTCATCAGATGTCCCCAATACATGCTCTTGACATCAGATGTCCCCAATACATGTGTATTTAGACTGTAATGGCAACAGACCACTAattgacctctctctctctctctctctctctctccctctctccctctctcattctcttttccAGTCCTTTCAAGGCAGCCAAGGCAGAGCGTATCTCTTCAACTCAGTGTAAGTTTTCTCATCCTTGCTTGGATTACTTGCTTTGTGCAAACAGACAGAATGCAAAGCAGGAGTGGAAGAgtataaaataagaaatggcTTGTCCTGggtgtttaactgtgtgagttCAGTGTGAAACCGTGAGAAggtgtttaactgtgtgagttCAGTCTGAAACAGTGAGAGGGTGTTTAACTGTCTGAGTTCAGTGTTAAACAGTGAGAGGGAATTTAACTGTGTGAGTTCAGTCTGAAACAGTGAGAAggtgtttaactgtgtgagttCAGTCTGAAACAGTGAGAAGgagtttaactgtgtgagttCAGTCTGAAACAGAGAAggtgtttaactgtgtgagttCAGTCTGAAACAGTGAGAAGgagtttaactgtgtgagttCATTCTGAAACAGTGAGAAGgagtttaactgtgtgagttCAGTCTGAAACAGTGAGAAGgagtttaactgtgtgagttCAGTGTGAAACAGTGAGAGggtgtttaactgtgtgagttCAGTGTTAAACAGTGAGAGggtgtttaactgtgtgagttCAGTGTTAATCAGTGAGAGggtgtttaactgtgtgagttCAGTCTGAAACAGTGAGAAGgagtttaactgtgtgagttCATTCTGAAACAGTGAGAAGgagtttaactgtgtgagttCAGTCTGAAACAGTGAGAAGgagtttaactgtgtgagttCATTCTGAAACAGTGAGAGggtgtttaactgtgtgagttCAGTCTGAAACAGTGAGAAGgagtttaactgtgtgagttCATTCTGAAACAGTGAGAAGgagtttaactgtgtgagttCAGTCTGAAACAGTGAGAAGgagtttaactgtgtgagttCAGTGTGAAACAGTGAGAGggtgtttaactgtgtgagttCAGTGTTAAACAGTGAGAGggtgtttaactgtgtgagttCAGTGTTAATCAGTGAGAGggtgtttaactgtgtgagttCAGTCTGAAACAGTGAGAAGgagtttaactgtgtgagttCAGTCTGAAACAGTGAGAAggtgtttaactgtgtgagttCAGTCTGAAACAGTGAAAAGgagtttaactgtgtgagttCAGTCTGAAACAGTGAGAAggtgtttaactgtgtgagttCAGTCTGAAACAGTGAGAGGGTGTTTAACTGTGTAAGTTCAGTCTGAAACAGTGAGAAggtgtttaactgtgtgagctCAGTCTGAAACAGTGAAAAGGTGCTGGCTTTCCAGCAGGTCAGATCTCAATGCTGACCACGCTGTAAATCCCCCACTGCTGTCAGTGTACTGTGAGCTCAGCTATAAATTCCAGCTCAAAGGACCTGTGTGTTCTCTCGTTCATTCCTTCTGTCTCTGTCCATCTCCATCTATCACTCCCATcccttacctctctctctctctctctctaccccccctctctcagggtGAATGTGGGTTGTGGGCCGGCTGAAGAGAGGGTTTTGCTGACTGGTCTCCACGCCGTGGCTGATATTTACTGTGAAAACTGCAAAACCACACTGGGTTGGAAATATGTGAGTCCCCCTGGAACAGGCTGTCTGTAACACACTGTCCGTAACACTGTCTGCAGAGTCAATGTAAcattatctttctttctttctttctttctttctttctttctaactccctcttctctttccctatctcttttttctttcatcccTTTCATTCACCTTTTTCttcccctcttctttttctcttgctGTAACCCTCTCTcgcccttcctc encodes:
- the LOC135236629 gene encoding protein yippee-like 2, which produces MTRSKTFQAYLPSCHRTYSCIHCRAHLANHDELISKSFQGSQGRAYLFNSVVNVGCGPAEERVLLTGLHAVADIYCENCKTTLGWKYEHAFESSQKYKEGKFIIELAHMIKDNGWD